The DNA segment CTGCCGGAGATTCTGTTGTTGGACACCTCGATGTTCTTCAGATTGGAGTGCTTCCCCAGCTCCGGTGGCAAGACTCCGACGAGGTGGTTGTTGAAGAGCCTAATGTCGGACAGGTTGCGCAGGAGGCCGATGCCTCTCGGGATCTCGCCGGACAGGCGATTGTAATACATGAACAGGACTCTGAGATGACTGAGATTGCCGAATTCCTCCGGTATCGATCCCTTCAGCTGGTTTATTGCCACATCGATCTCCTCCAAGTTTAGCGCCGCGATCTTGCCGGAAATTTCTCCCGTCAGGTTGTTGCTGAACAAGTAGAGTGTCTCCAGCTTCTCCAGCGACCATATGGCTGCAGGGATGGAGCCATTCAGATGATTCCAGGCGAGGTCGAGATGCTCGAGCTCGGTCAGCTTCCCGAGAGCCTCCGGTATGTCGCCGACGAGGTTCACTTGGGTCATCCACAGGATCTTCAGTCTCGTCATGTTCCCGAACTCGGCCGGAAGACGCTGGCTCGCGAAGGGATTGTGCGCAAGCTGTAGTCGTTCAAGCATCGAAAGGTTACCGAGCTCGGCCGGGAAGGAGCCATCGAAGAGATTGAACTGAAGACGAAGATCCCCAAGGGACGAGAGCCGGCCGATGGCGGGCGGGACGTCGCCGGAGAAATTGTTACCAGATAGATCAAGGTAAGCGAGCTGGGATGACATGTTATCGATATCAGAAGGCAACTCGCCGACAAAGAGATTCTGGGAGAGATTAAGGTGCTCGAGGATTGAGCAGCGGTAGAGAGAGGTGGGGAAGCCGCCGGGGATGTAGTTGTTGGAGAGGTCGAGGTAGGCGAGGCTCGTGAGGTTGCAGAGGAAGGGCGGAATAGGCTTGGTGATGTTTATATTGGAGAGGGATATCTGCGTGACGGAGCCATCGCTGCACTCTATTCCCGGCCAGTCGCAGTGCGGGGAGGAATCGTTCCAAGAACCGAGCGCAGGAACGCTGCTCCACTGGCGTTTTAGGTTCAAGAGGAGGAGCTCCTCCTGGTCGTTTCCATGGGCCACGGTGGCTCCGGAGATGAAGAGAAGGGGAAGCCATAAGAGAAGTGAGGCGTGCACGAGGagcaaagaggaagagaagaagaagaagaaggaggaggctgCTGCAATGGATTCTTTACCCATCGGAAGCTTCTTAGTTGCTCGAGGGACCAACGACTACACTCCTCTGCTTATATCCTGAATGAAAGTGGGCGCTAATGATCAGAAACAGAGAAAAAAAGGTCCATGGTGAAGGAAGACACACAAACTGACATGTCATCGTCTTCAAGAGAGTTCAGTATTACAACAGCAATACGAGTTACGAACGAATATAACGTCAGTGCAACTGGAACCACACCTGAGGCGTGCACCATGTTTTATGTTATATATAGCACACGGGAAAGTTAAAATGGACCCTTCGTTGACGGACGTGACCTTAAGAGTTCGGTGGTCGATGACACTGGAGTTTTATCCACCGGCGGCTTTCGGGTGCTGCGTTCGTGGAAGGGTCAAACAAAGAACGATTGTTGTAGGGAGGATAGAAACCTATAGTGGAAATTCCTGTTTGCTACTTACTGTTGCACTACTAATCAATTTAATTGATATTGAGGTTCGTAATTTTACCAATGTTTAATTTAAAACgagttaattttttaaaaaatatttaaaaataaaaaaaaaaaaagatagaaattttaagttaaaaataaatatcatataaaacttgATTGTTTGAAACTTGATGCAGATggataacgatcgaaatcgatcATTACCATTCGATGATATAATCTTATGTCGCTCGATACGAGATTAAAATTTTAGTATTTATTAtacatcaaaattaaaaaaaaaaattatttgacaaCACTAAGCTGAAAACGTCTCATCAcaaattaatatataataattacTATTATTATGATCTAATACACCATCTAGATGATTTAAATCTGTCAAAATCTTATCCTATATCACACTGAAAGGATATATTTGTAAATATGAACCTTGGTAGGGTCCACTAGTTTCAGAATCAGCCGGCCATGTTTGACTGCCGGAGTCCCCGGTCAAAGTCTTCTAGCAGTCCAAATCAACTCGATGACTTAGACGCATTAAATATTCGCTTCCATTGGTTGTCATGTCGCTATTTTAGCTTCAAAGCAGCAAGCAAAGGAGACGACTTGTTGACCCAGCGATGACTCCAACAGGGATAAGCACTTCCCCATGATGTGATCGCCATTAACACCATTTCTTTGTGGCATCCGATGCCCTTTTTCGTTACCTTCTTTGAACATATCTCCGTATAAGATTGGATTGTTTCTGTGTCGTCAAATTACACAGTGTTTCTTCTCAATAAAGAGTAAATGTATTTTGATCCATTACCGTCTCATAAAGGTGGCCGATTACCTAACCATGGTGGAGTGCAAGCATGCGAGCATTAAAGATGGTCATGATTTCATGACTGACATTTTGGACTCCGTAGAAATGTCATCTAACAATCCCAATTCCACCGAAGAAGATAAGCAGTAGATTATTATTCATCATGAGGAGAGGATCAAATCCTAACCTAGTCTAGTGAAAGGTCGAGTGGATTCTACTCTACTCTTGCCTAATTCCTACCATGGAAGAAATCCACAGGGAATCAAGCATCACTCTTTCTTGGACAAGCTATTTGCTCATCGACCCAATTCATGATTGGGGCCCAATGAATGAGTCCAAGTCAGGCCCATTCATACGATTATATGGGCCTATCGCTTTGAAATTGGGCCTCAAGGGCAAATTAAatcaaatgaaattaacacttttgaTGGAAAATTGCAGCACGATTTATGCCACTAATTTGGCAACTATGCCCATTTTGTATTGTCATTTGGAGAACTAATTCGTCCAATGGCAATTTCGAAAATTTAATGAAGATCTGCGGAGTAGAACGTAATCTCGCCATGCCTCTTTAACAGCGTCCGTATCGGCCGAGTGCTTTCCCTCCCACGGAAGCCGTCTCTCGTCTCACCTTTTCTCCGCTTGTCCTCGTGCCCGCGGTCCATGGTTTCCGCCTCCTCCGACCGCCGCCTTCTAGACCCCTCAACTCTATCGCCGTTGATCCACAACATCACGCGCGGGACCTCCCTTATCGCCCTCGTCAACGTAATCAGGCAGATACGCCGAAGTCAGGCAGAGCACATTCCGTTCGATCTTCAGGTACAATGCTATCATCTTGTGTTGTTTTGCCCCATGTTTATTGTTTAGTAAATGTGGGTAGATCGATGTTATCGTGTCATTGTTGATCGACTTGGAACGCCACAATCGATTTCATAGTTGTTTTTTTATAGGAATTCTATGATTATAATGCTAATTTTTTCCTTTATTTGATGGATGATTGATAGGTTTTTGGTGTgctctctttttttcttcctgGTATTGAGTGAGTTTTTGCAGAGTTACATGTGACAGAGATGCGGGACTGACTAATGTATCAGTGGACTTCTGTAATTTAAGTGAGAGTACCAAAACCAAAGTTCTTTCTTTAACAATTATTCATGATTATGGAATTACTAGGCGAAGACTGGTGCATTTCTCTCATTTCGGCACCACTTTTGGCATCTTGTTGTCAGAGTTTATTCCTATCAGCTTCTCCCATTGCTACACCACTTTTCACTCCATTCCAGTGTCTCTGCCTCCAGTACAGGCCTTGAGTCTGCGGATATGTCAGTTAGGTGGGGGGAAAATGTATAAATGAAACTGAAAATCAAAGTGAAGCTAGTCAAATTTCCAATTTGTTTATTTAATTTAGTACTCCTTTTCCTTTCATTTTTTCCCTTTAATTTGGTGGGATTATGCCTGATGTTCTGGTGTTTTCTGCGAACCTGAGGGTCAAGATGTTCGAGGATTATGAGAAGTTATTGCTGTATTTTGTGAACTATTTGTGTTATCCTTTTCTGCAGTAAGTGTTCCATGTTTGATATTGTTACAGTTTCATCTAACTTCACACTGCCTCACTTGCTGAGCCCTCTCCTTGCCTTTGGGCAGTTAGCTTCTATTCAGTCGGAGGATATTAAACTCTGCATACTTACCTGCAAGCACTAGAAACAAGTCAATCCTATTCCACTCAAACTTGAACTTGATACAGTAATGGGCTTGCACATCTTTCTCTAGTGTATTTTCTTATGGCTTCTCACCCTATTTTGTTTCCATGTTCCATTGACATTTTAACTTCGTCTTAATTGACAATAACCTTGTTTTCTACCAACAAGGCCTCCTGCATACTTTGACATGAGTTTTAGCTGGGGCTAAGCAATCACAACTAGTAATTTCTCTGTATTATGGTTGGAAAATGCCGAACTATGCAGTCGTTATTATTCTTTTACAGGGCCATGATAGTATAGGGAGTGTTATATTTTCCTTCTGTGATTCATTTGGCTGTTGGTTTTCTACTAAATATAATGCTTAATGAATTTTGATTGAAAACTAACGCTTGACCTTCTTGTTGGTCTCTATAATCTGCCTATCCACATATTTTACTTGTGCAAAAAATTTGTTTGCAAAGGTTGACACATTTTCTCACAAATTTTTAGTTTTTGACCAGTTTTTTTTGGATTAaacataattgattttttttcaaaagcTTAAGACCTTTCTTTATGGCTTTGATAAGATAGGATATCCTGATCTGAAATTGAACAATCTTTTCCGCTTTGCTGTTAAACAGTTTCTTTACCATTTCGGACAAGCTCGCCAACTAGAAATCATATTCTTGGGGGAACCAGCCATGTAGTGTATAATCTGATTTCGTTAGATGAACAATGATCACATTGAATTTGACAACTAAAATTGCATCAAGGAGACAAGAACCAAAAAAAATTGCTTTTGtttgaaatagtaataacatagGACAACCTAAAGGGGTGCTAAGGTTTAATGGATTGATAACAAAGTTGgtgaaaagagaaaaataaaaaaatacaatcaGAAAGAGGAAAGAGGAAAATTTAGTATGCTCAATTTAGTATTTAGAGGAAAATACTCAATTAAAACAATGAAAGTACAAGTAGTGCAATTTTAGTGGATCATGTATAGTCAAGGAAAGGTATAGAACAGATTTATATGATCGTACTCCATTGTCATGATACAATAGTGACACGAAATCACTAGATGGGCATCCATTCTTTGGTATCGACTTGATAACATGCATCATAAATTTGTAACTCGCTGGTGCTTGCTCATGCAAGTACAATAttcatgatttttcaataatgatgtATTACTTTGTATGGATTTTTTAGCCACAAAAAGTTCTAATATCTCCATAAGATTAAAATCATAGAGACCAGTGATGACTACAACTAAGAAATCAGAAAGACAGCTTCTGATTGGTTTCAGAGATGCTACTGAAGTTGTTCTTATGTTTTTGACGTGAATGGTGAATAGTGTTGAAGTGACTGTGCCACCCCTTCAATGGAACCACAAGCTGCAGCCAAGGAGACAAGGAAGCAGAGGAAGCTTAAGCTTTGCAACAGCATCCACTTGGGTGAAGACCTTGCAATATGATTTCGTGAAATGTACATCTCAATGGGAAAATACACTGTTAGAGGCCAGAATCCCACAGCACCAAGTAATGAAAGCACATCATTGAAGAAGGGCATCAGCATTGCGAGAACAGTGCTTATCACCACAAAGGTTGTCCTCCACAGCAGTCGGAAAATGTTAATGTTGCAGCCAAGGTTTTTGTTAATTGTGATGGGATGCTCATGAGTCAGTATTTGTAAGCCAGGACACTTTCTAGCAAACCATGTCTCTACTGCAGCAAACAATGGCTGGCAGTACACCTAGAAAATGAAATAGCCAAAATGTCTATTATTAGTTAGCACAGAAGATGTCTGATGCAGGTAGAGAGATCTTAAAAATTAGTTATTGTTGCTGATCAGATATGAGGTTACCTGGTAAGCACCAACTAGATGTGCCACTATGCAGACATTACCGACATCTATTAGCCAGTATGGCTCATAAAATCCGAATCCGGTTAGTATGTTTCCTGGAGCTTGGTTCCCAAATGCAGAATAACCTAGGCAACCACAAAGCATATAGAATGTAGTGGTTGTCACCACACCGATTAAActtgctttcttcatttctttgttCTCTGCAGGAGGAGATCTTAGGGTGTCCTAAAAGTCATGAATATTGGATGAGTGCAGAGCAAGGATGTGATTCATAAGCAGGTAACCGAAAGACATGACAAAGGTTTTGGTATACATCAGTAGTCAGCCTACCTGGATTTCAATTAAGATCATGGAATATGAGTAGGAAAATGCTATATCTCCAAGTGCCTGAAAAGTGCTCCATACCTTCTGAGATGCACTGACATCCACTCCAACTATCGTACCTGTAATGGATGTTTTTCTGGTGTTCCCTGTCGAGACCAAAGTCTGATTCAGATTTTCTCTTCGAACGTTTATGCTTAAGGTATTGCAAGGTTGTGTTTTGTTGTTTGATATTTGATCATACAAAGGAGACACCTGAGATGATTCTGGCTGCCGAGAGACCCACAGCAATGAAGGAATAAGCAAAGGACATCACTGCTGCAACAATGGACAACCACCATAGCTTATGAAAGTTGGGCAGTTGGGACAGGAAGATCTGAATGATTCCATACCCGACCATGAACACATTGGTGGAGATACTGCAAGCTGCTTCTTGGCCTTTCTTGTGGAAACAATTAGATTTGCTCACAGCCCTGTGGTCATCCAAAGAAGAAACTTATTAGAGATGCCCAAATCTGACTTTGTGTAGAGCATGCAATGAGCTTACGCAGCACTGAGGCCTGCGGTAATCGTATAACCAATGGAAACTCCGAAGAGGTTGACATACTGGCAGAGTCCGCACAACCAGATCTTATTTCCTCCTGCATGAAGACTTTGTATGTTTAATTTGTTCATGGAAAGTTTGTACCATGATGAAAGATGGGGTTAGAAATTCAAGTGCCTAAGTTGGATTTCACTGCTCTCATGTAGGTGACGTTTCTCATCCCAGATATTGGATCTTCAGTCCTGTAGCAATCTGCTAGAAGACTGGAAGTGTAGACGGTGATGAGGGCGAAAAGCGCCAGAGCTAGAGGTCCAGCTATCCAACCAAGTTGCGCCATCGCCCACGCTAAGGATAGCACACCAGAACCGATGACTGCTGTTACGATATGTGAGCTTGCTGTCCACACAGTTCCTGCACATTACATCATTGCCTGTTAGAATAGAATAGCAGGGAAAGTTTTCGGAGGACCGGATCAGTAAGAACTGAAATCAAACATCATTCAGGGTTAGTATAATAGCTGAAGCATGAATTAAATCATATTACCATTACTCTCCTCCAAATCCTAAATATGAATATAATTTGAGCTAATGCATAACCAACCAGTACATGTTgcaatttttcatgcatgataatgTCTGACAAAGCCTGTTCTTTTCACTCTTGATTTGTAGGACTCCTACTTTTCTGCAACCGTGCATGACAACAGgtgggggaggaagaagaaggtgagGAAATCGGACAGGCAAAGGAATGATACGTACCAGTCCTCCTTGGGCGGCCGTCGTCATCGAGCTCCTCGTCCATCTTCCCTGCCATGATTATTCCATCTTCCTCCATTTCTGCCTCGAACGTCCTCATCTCTCTCGTCGTGTCTCTGTGCAACTGATGGATCCAAGAGCTTCGTCGCAGGTTATGTACGTATTCATGTGTTGTGTATATACCTGAAGAGAAGGTCACGGGGAACTAGTGCTTTTGTTCGATGCAGGAATCCTTGTATGTATCTACCTCTACATACGTATATACGTTAGTATCTACTGTGTTTCGTGCAGGTAGGGTTCCATCTACCTCTCTCTATCTATgcatataaagaaaaggaaaagactgGAGTGGATCGATGGGTGGACCGACAGGCGTCGCTCCTCGACGACCCCGTCGATCCGTTTGAACAGGTCGAAGTCGCTTTAGCGGTCCTCAGAGCTTCTGTTCTTGGCGATGGATTAGCCATCAATTTTGGGTGTTTCCAAATTTATGTAATGATTGTTGGGTGGTATTttgaaagaaagaaagggaaaataAAATAAGTTATTAATTTAATTACATATGACTGAGATCGGAGGC comes from the Musa acuminata AAA Group cultivar baxijiao chromosome BXJ1-10, Cavendish_Baxijiao_AAA, whole genome shotgun sequence genome and includes:
- the LOC103969399 gene encoding amino acid permease 3-like, whose translation is MEEDGIIMAGKMDEELDDDGRPRRTGTVWTASSHIVTAVIGSGVLSLAWAMAQLGWIAGPLALALFALITVYTSSLLADCYRTEDPISGMRNVTYMRAVKSNLGGNKIWLCGLCQYVNLFGVSIGYTITAGLSAAAVSKSNCFHKKGQEAACSISTNVFMVGYGIIQIFLSQLPNFHKLWWLSIVAAVMSFAYSFIAVGLSAARIISGNTRKTSITGTIVGVDVSASQKVWSTFQALGDIAFSYSYSMILIEIQDTLRSPPAENKEMKKASLIGVVTTTTFYMLCGCLGYSAFGNQAPGNILTGFGFYEPYWLIDVGNVCIVAHLVGAYQVYCQPLFAAVETWFARKCPGLQILTHEHPITINKNLGCNINIFRLLWRTTFVVISTVLAMLMPFFNDVLSLLGAVGFWPLTVYFPIEMYISRNHIARSSPKWMLLQSLSFLCFLVSLAAACGSIEGVAQSLQHYSPFTSKT